From Larus michahellis chromosome 5, bLarMic1.1, whole genome shotgun sequence, the proteins below share one genomic window:
- the LOC141743319 gene encoding kyphoscoliosis peptidase-like: MKTSYDRSKSSKSQAIKADERITSHGSRSGNCHEKQTTQSTLRQAHPRNHGEKAMPSQEENILPDWREAQMSDVCNGNVSLGHVSEVICYKTSEKLPHQVTNVNRNKEGVLKKVSTTEEVRVEPEDSPSKRVFTFWANKVNSSNKRATFQKLLQKSSVTAGSCSPALLPEEGLSTLEEKQQDKNPQRKTRRDLFSDSKVFSHIDTHVLHVSQQLKSGHTSLSVQAIVPLITAKSQSKLEVVRAIWFWLCHNIEYDVNGFLGLSQKIHMPEQVLQTGRAVCSGYAHLCQEMCREAGLSCVEVPGFGRSLGSRGGRWCQQQKSSHMWNAVELEGRWWLLDACWGAGTVDAESRVFIPRHDDFFFLTDPEHFIETHWPEDPQWQLLQPPVLQEDFEQRVFKTSEFFRLQLSLLSPNTSLLKTAYGEVSVMLGSTHPTEFTYQLSKLHGTTIGEDVGAAHGMMTISKNNMTIKVTPPTTGLFDLMIFARHADSQDPYNWVCSYQIQCLEPRNGEKLPENPFHFWGFHQKVRDFGIKESSHKGELLVAPEGTLLLTLQTSRPLLATYDLINKDLDAALSKKCLAAQAEEEKLSCHVLCPFQGYYRLSVFVKDLEGSTFRNAANFLIRCSRPINQNELFPSGLSMHCGSGISSNGHGLSNPSHSSPIINTKLGKCNITFHMPTDVEVTASLSKDKVMNAKYPLERYVLVTHLRTKVSVCVVLPESGIYKVGLFGRSKDHKDFAHICDYVIRCFSDPSWPPFPRVYSLWRRGCVLLEPRTGVLQEQSWVRFRIKVPKAYQAVVLGQEKTVLQQTPNMVWEGDVFTGAAGTQVKLAAKFNQHCSSLEVILAFEVRGGSPASLGCSG; this comes from the exons ATGAAGACCAGCTATGACAGAAGCAAATCGTCCAAATCCCAGGCTATCAAAGCAGATGAGCGAATTACCTCCCATGGCTCCAGGAGTGGCAACTGCCatgaaaaacaaaccacccaaagcACATTGAGACAGGCCCATCCCAGGAACCATGGAGAAAAAGCGATGCCGTCCCAGGAAGAAAACATCCTGCCTGACTGGAGGGAAGCTCAGATGTCAGATGTCTGCAATGGCAACGTTTCCCTGGGACATGTTTCTGAAGTGATTTGCTATAAGACCTCAGAGAAACTCCCCCACCAAGTCACCAATGTGAACAGGAACAAGGAGGGGGTGCTAAAGAAAGTCTCTACTACAGAAGAAGTAAGAGTTGAGCCTGAGGATTCCCCCTCCAAGAGGGTTTTCACGTTTTGGGCAAACAAAgttaacagcagcaacaaaagggCTACCTTCCAAAAGCTACTGCAGAAGTCGTCTGTGACTGCGggaagctgctctccagccctccTCCCTGAGGAAGGGCTTAGCAccttggaagaaaagcagcaggataAAAATCCCCAGAGAAAGACCAGGAGAGACCTCTTCTCTGACTCGAAGGTTTTCAGCCACATAGACACACACGTCCTACACGTGAGCCAGCAG CTGAAGTCTGGGCACACCAGTTTGTCCGTCCAGGCCATCGTTCCCCTGATCACAGCCAAATCCCAGAGCAAACTGGAGGTGGTGCGGGCAATATGGTTCTGGCTCTGCCACAACATCG AATATGATGTGAATGGCTTCTTGGGACTGTCTCAGAAGATCCACATGCCAGAGCAGGTCCTGCAAACGGGAAGAGCGGTGTGTTCTGGTTATGCCCATTTATGCCAGGAAATGTGCAG GGAGGCAGGTTTGAGCTGTGTGGAGGTCCCGGGGTTTGGCCGAAGCCTGGGATCCCGGGGAGGCCGGTGgtgccagcagcagaagagcagccaCATGTGGAACGCGGTGGAGCTGGAAGGACGGTGGTGGCTCCTGGATGCttgctggggtgcagggaccgtGGATGCAGAGAGCAGGGTTTTCATACCCAG GCATgatgattttttcttccttactgaCCCTGAGCACTTCATTGAGACCCACTGGCCAGAGGACCCCCAATGGCAGCTTCTGCAGCCCCCTGTCTTGCAGGAAGACTTTGAGCAGAgagtttttaaaacttcagagtttttcagacttcagctctccctcctttctccaaaCACTTCCCTCCTCAAAACAG CCTATGGGGAGGTGTCAGTGATGCTGGGGAGCACCCATCCAACAGAGTTCACCTACCAGCTCTCCAAACTTCACGGCACCACAATCGGAGAGGATGTAGGTGCAGCTCACGGGATGATGACGATATCCAAGAACAACATGACCATCAAGGTGACTCCCCCAACTACAGGCTTGTTTGACCTTATGATCTTCGCACGCCACGCTGACTCTCAGGACCCATACAACTGGGTGTGCTCCTATCAGATCCAATGTCTGGAGCCACGCAATGGAGAGAAACTGCCTGAAAACCCATTTCATTTCTGGGGCTTTCACCAAAAGGTGAGAGACTTTGGCATCAAGGAGAGCAGCCACAAAGGGGAGCTGCTTGTTGCTCCAGAGGGAACTTTGCTCTTGACTCTCCAGACATCCCGACCCTTGCTTGCCACATATGACCTGATTAATAAAGATTTAGATGCTGCTCTGAGCAAGAAATGCTTAGCTGCTCAAGCTGAGGAGGAGAAACTGAGTTGCCATGTGCTCTGCCCTTTCCAGGGTTACTACCGGCTCTCCGTGTTTGTGAAAGATTTAGAAGGCAGCACCTTCAGGAATGCAGCCAATTTCCTCATTCGTTGTTCGAGGCCCATCAACCAGAATGAACTCTTCCCCTCGGGGCTGAGCATGCACTGCGGGAGCGGGATCAGCTCCAATGGCCATGGCCTCTCCAAccccagccactcttcccccatCATCAACACCAAGCTGGGGAAGTGCAACATCACCTTCCACATGCCCACTGACGTTGAGGTGACTGCCAGCTTGAGTAAGGACAAAGTCATGAACGCCAAGTACCCTCTGGAGAGGTACGTCCTGGTCACCCACCTGAGGACTAAAGTCAGCGTGTGCGTTGTGCTCCCCGAGTCAGGCATCTACAAGGTGGGGCTTTTTGGGAGAAGCAAGGACCACAAGGACTTTGCCCACATTTGTGACTATGTCATACGCTGTTTCTCCGATCCCAGCTGGCCTCCCTTCCCCAGGGTGTACAGCCTGTGGAGGAGAGGGTGCGTGTTGCTAGAGCCACGCACAGGGGTGCTGCAAGAGCAGAGCTGGGTCCGCTTCAGGATCAAGGTGCCGAAAGCCTACCAAGCTGTCGTCCTTGGGCAAGAGAAGACGGTGCTGCAGCAGACCCCAAACATGGTCTGGGAAGGGGACGTGTTTACCGGGGCTGCAGGGACGCAGGTCAAACTGGCAGCCAAGTTCAACCAGCACTGCTCCTCTCTGGAGGTCATCCTGGCGTTTGAAGTGAGGGGTGGCTCACCTGCCTCCCTGGGGTGTTCGGGGTAA